CAGATCTTTTGGCTCTTCACGGAAGTGTAAGAGAAGTTTTAAGAAAATTTCGAAAGGAGTAATCTCTTAGTTCAGGAATACTAAAATTCTTACTCAGTTGTTTCATTATATAAGGCACTATGATTCATTTCCTGATACTCACTGGGAGAAATTTTGTGAATTTTTCGGAAAGTACGATTAAAATAAGAGAGACTATTAAAACCCGATTGATAAGAAACTTCAGAAATAGCCTTTACAGGAGAAGTTTCCTGTAAAAGTTTACAAGAGTAACTTATTCTAATTTCATTCAGAAATCTTATAAAAGGCTTACCTGTACTTTTTTTAAAGTATCTGCAGAATGCAGACTTATTCATACCACATTTTTCTGCTGCTTTGCCAAGGGTAATGTCCTCTTTGAAGTTTAGCATTATAAATTCAACAGCATCATTTACTCTTTTTTCTGAAATTCTATAGTGGTTAAGCCAGTTCAAACTTCCCAGGCTTGTATAGGTTTTATATCTTGATAATTTCAGTAAAATGTTAAGAACATTAAGAGCATTTTCGGAATGGGATTCACTATCAATATTGTCTAATATTTGCAATATTTGAAAATTCTCAACTTGTCGAAATAAAACTCCTCTTTTGCTTATGCTTTCAATTTGTTTTAAAAATGAAAATTCGGAAAAATATTTACTACTGCTGTTGAGAAAATATTCGTGAATATGGAAAACATAAGCTTTTGAAATACTATTTTCTTCATTCGAGTTTTTACTGTGAAACATGTGAGGTACATTCTGACCAATAAGGAAAATATCGTCTTTTTTATAATCACCTATAAAATCTCCAGCGTACAATGTGCCTTCTCCTTCAACTATATATACCAATTCAAGTTCAGGGTGATAATGCCAAAGTTTAAGAAATTGCCTGGCTTCATGAACTGAAAATTTAATGTTCCTAGTTAAATATTTATGTAAAAATTGCAGTTTCATTATCCTTTGTAAAGTATTTCAATAGCTATAACATAAAGGAAATGAAAATAAATAGGTTGTGCAAATATTGTTCAATACAATGTAAATATTGTTCAAATATTTCATTTTTGGGAAACTTATCTTTGAGGGAGTAACTTTAATTTATTATTGTCATTTTTGGACAAAGCTGTAATTATATCACCTAATGACAATGTAGCTGTTGCTCTTCAAAATATACAGAAGGGAGAGTTGTTGAAAATGAATAACTCTTCAATTAAAATGGTAGAAGATGTGCCAGTAAAGCATAAAATTTCACTTCATTTTTTTTGTAA
This Salinimicrobium tongyeongense DNA region includes the following protein-coding sequences:
- a CDS encoding AraC family transcriptional regulator gives rise to the protein MKLQFLHKYLTRNIKFSVHEARQFLKLWHYHPELELVYIVEGEGTLYAGDFIGDYKKDDIFLIGQNVPHMFHSKNSNEENSISKAYVFHIHEYFLNSSSKYFSEFSFLKQIESISKRGVLFRQVENFQILQILDNIDSESHSENALNVLNILLKLSRYKTYTSLGSLNWLNHYRISEKRVNDAVEFIMLNFKEDITLGKAAEKCGMNKSAFCRYFKKSTGKPFIRFLNEIRISYSCKLLQETSPVKAISEVSYQSGFNSLSYFNRTFRKIHKISPSEYQEMNHSALYNETTE